The following coding sequences are from one Pyxidicoccus xibeiensis window:
- a CDS encoding DUF924 family protein: MTATIANDIPDLSLPFRNGDAARVWNYWFSHRDLSQSPLAVHNPFADDYALDPQLWFHAPPELDAELRTLFEPLVERAARGELDDWRDTPRECLALVVLLDQLPRNMYRGTAAAFAHDARALALAHEALARGFHRHLSPAESLFFFLALTHSERLSDVRTALEGITELGTRCARSHQRAARGWCVGTQKHLDVLERFGRYPHRNLALGRASTPEEEAFLARPEFTALFMRSQQPRPTTGVAPSRPGSEQAPVAHRPPRAKLKLLALHGFRQNGEVFRARVRKLRHALEDLADFTFVTSPHVYSPQGETRAATLAAFGAVPEYPTQRVWWMSSEDNSEYEGFDASVAFLENVFREQGPFDGVVGFAQGGTLAAVLAAMQPHPTLSFRFAICISAFPSRARAHERYVQPRSIQVPALHVLGLRDILVTPDRSLQLFEAFDPSAATLVQHPGGHFVPGAWPFADMRAFVERFVRSDAPSGEAPSVAEPPAPAQPEPEDGGSLLGLAREALAVASRVPRSPIDVPLVQNLLHEMATQGRWRELRQLAVHAHSLRRDEDEAHPESSDLVVVHEEIVELFARQLTQDLAAAASVIRKRPGAGPSEREAEYLRLFERHGVLPANGPTDAERWPSLCAREAPRVNNHADKQCRLGKDIAVELFRQEAMVAFIDEVERERLARGDAGDLPAPAVDNPARRRRLQPYDRETFARRLSYQRYRQVLALLSEVLAAMDPGRTREQLHQLRSSREYTPQHIIAGSTQPLSPAVTEPEPEPVVPCSLVELGPLLTHLRENLGVSQQTAFSKGTLTTDGRLDLCKQVVGPGGIRPLLDAMRSTQRVKRLLLGNNIVGDGGAAAIAEFLRERKDSPLECWYIAGNQIGPEGISHVCDALMQDSKVTSLWLKRNPLKAAGMRPLAGLLRHNRTLAVLDLVNCGLLDEGLEVLLGALMGQGANKTLKHLYLGTNGITAASAPRIARFLREDCALESLYLSCNRLGDEGVAQIAEGLAANRSLTRVSLASNRVGPQGAAALAEALTGHPSIALLDLGFTKATVAVGELGNFIGDDGARALARMLKHNTALRSLDLLHNFISQVGVNHLRDALTVNDTLVTLQLTQFGRVHNEPGKEEIRAALERNRARIPLDRREHVARIDLPDHITEIYSVYRTHG, encoded by the coding sequence ATGACCGCAACCATTGCCAACGATATCCCTGATTTGTCGCTTCCCTTCCGCAATGGCGATGCGGCGCGTGTGTGGAATTATTGGTTTTCCCATCGCGACCTTTCCCAGTCCCCGCTCGCGGTGCACAACCCCTTCGCGGACGACTACGCGCTGGACCCGCAGCTCTGGTTCCATGCCCCCCCGGAGCTCGACGCTGAGCTCCGGACCCTGTTCGAGCCGCTCGTCGAGCGGGCTGCCCGGGGTGAGCTCGACGACTGGCGGGACACGCCCCGCGAATGCCTGGCGCTGGTGGTGCTGCTCGACCAGCTCCCCCGCAACATGTACCGGGGGACGGCCGCTGCCTTCGCTCACGATGCGCGCGCGCTCGCGCTGGCGCATGAGGCGCTGGCGCGCGGGTTCCATCGCCACCTCTCGCCCGCGGAGTCGCTCTTCTTCTTCCTCGCGCTGACGCACTCCGAGCGCCTCTCGGATGTCCGCACGGCGCTCGAGGGCATCACCGAGCTCGGCACCCGCTGCGCGCGCTCCCACCAGCGGGCAGCCCGGGGCTGGTGCGTCGGAACCCAGAAGCACCTCGACGTGCTCGAGCGCTTCGGCCGCTACCCTCACCGCAACCTGGCGCTCGGTCGCGCCAGCACGCCCGAAGAGGAGGCCTTCCTCGCCAGGCCCGAGTTCACCGCGCTCTTCATGCGCTCCCAGCAGCCACGGCCCACGACGGGGGTGGCCCCCTCGCGGCCTGGCTCCGAGCAGGCGCCCGTGGCGCACCGCCCGCCCCGGGCGAAGCTGAAGCTCCTCGCGCTCCACGGGTTTCGTCAGAATGGCGAAGTCTTCCGGGCCCGCGTGCGGAAGCTGCGGCACGCGCTGGAGGACCTGGCCGACTTCACCTTCGTCACCTCACCGCACGTCTACTCGCCCCAGGGCGAGACGCGCGCCGCCACGCTCGCCGCCTTCGGAGCGGTTCCCGAGTACCCCACCCAGCGGGTGTGGTGGATGTCCTCCGAGGACAACAGCGAGTACGAGGGGTTCGACGCCTCGGTGGCCTTCCTCGAGAACGTGTTCCGCGAGCAGGGGCCCTTTGACGGTGTCGTGGGGTTTGCCCAGGGCGGCACGCTCGCCGCCGTGCTCGCGGCCATGCAGCCGCATCCGACGCTCTCCTTCCGGTTCGCCATCTGCATCTCTGCGTTTCCGTCGCGAGCCCGGGCGCACGAGCGGTACGTGCAGCCGCGGAGCATCCAGGTGCCCGCGCTGCACGTGCTCGGCCTCCGCGACATCCTGGTCACCCCGGACCGCTCCCTCCAGCTGTTCGAGGCCTTCGACCCGTCGGCCGCCACCCTGGTGCAGCACCCCGGGGGCCACTTCGTGCCGGGCGCGTGGCCCTTTGCGGACATGCGCGCGTTCGTGGAGCGCTTCGTCCGCTCCGACGCTCCCAGCGGCGAGGCGCCGTCCGTGGCCGAGCCGCCAGCGCCTGCCCAACCGGAGCCGGAGGACGGCGGCTCGCTGCTCGGGCTCGCGCGCGAAGCCCTGGCCGTCGCGTCACGTGTTCCGCGCTCGCCCATCGACGTGCCGCTCGTGCAGAACCTCCTGCACGAGATGGCGACCCAGGGCCGCTGGCGCGAGCTGCGGCAGCTGGCGGTGCACGCGCACTCGCTGCGGCGTGACGAGGATGAGGCCCACCCGGAGTCGTCCGACCTCGTCGTCGTGCACGAGGAGATTGTCGAGCTGTTCGCGCGTCAGCTCACCCAGGACCTCGCGGCGGCGGCGAGCGTCATCCGCAAGCGGCCCGGGGCAGGCCCGTCGGAGCGTGAGGCGGAGTACCTCCGGCTGTTCGAGCGCCATGGGGTGCTCCCGGCAAATGGCCCCACGGACGCCGAGCGCTGGCCGTCGCTGTGTGCGCGCGAGGCGCCACGGGTCAACAACCACGCCGACAAGCAGTGCCGGCTGGGCAAGGACATCGCCGTGGAGCTGTTCCGGCAGGAGGCCATGGTCGCCTTCATCGACGAGGTCGAGCGCGAGCGGCTCGCCCGGGGCGACGCTGGCGACCTCCCGGCGCCAGCGGTGGACAACCCCGCGCGCCGGCGCCGGCTGCAGCCGTATGACCGGGAGACGTTCGCCCGGCGCCTCTCGTATCAGCGCTACCGGCAGGTGCTAGCGTTGCTTTCCGAGGTGCTCGCCGCCATGGACCCGGGCCGCACCCGGGAGCAGCTGCACCAGCTGCGGTCGAGCCGCGAATACACGCCCCAGCACATCATCGCCGGGAGCACCCAGCCCCTCTCCCCGGCAGTCACCGAGCCCGAGCCCGAGCCCGTCGTGCCCTGCTCGCTCGTCGAGCTCGGCCCCCTGCTGACGCACCTTCGGGAGAACCTCGGCGTCAGCCAGCAGACCGCGTTCAGCAAGGGAACGCTGACGACTGACGGGCGGCTCGACCTGTGCAAGCAGGTCGTCGGTCCCGGCGGCATCCGGCCCCTGCTGGACGCGATGCGCTCCACCCAGCGCGTCAAGCGCCTCCTGCTCGGCAACAACATCGTAGGGGATGGCGGGGCGGCGGCCATCGCCGAGTTCCTGCGTGAGCGCAAGGACTCGCCACTGGAGTGCTGGTACATCGCCGGAAACCAGATTGGCCCCGAGGGGATTTCGCACGTCTGCGACGCCCTCATGCAGGACTCGAAGGTCACCTCGCTGTGGCTCAAGCGCAACCCGCTGAAGGCCGCCGGGATGCGGCCGCTGGCCGGGTTGCTGCGCCACAACCGCACCCTCGCCGTGCTCGACCTGGTCAACTGCGGCCTGCTCGACGAGGGGCTCGAGGTGCTGCTGGGCGCGTTGATGGGGCAGGGCGCCAACAAGACGCTCAAGCACCTGTACCTCGGGACCAATGGAATCACGGCGGCGTCGGCGCCGCGGATTGCACGGTTCCTGCGTGAGGACTGCGCGCTCGAATCGCTCTACCTGTCCTGCAACCGCCTCGGCGACGAGGGCGTCGCGCAAATCGCCGAGGGCCTCGCGGCCAACCGGTCCCTCACCCGCGTGTCGCTGGCGTCCAACCGCGTGGGCCCCCAGGGGGCCGCGGCGCTGGCGGAGGCGCTGACCGGGCATCCGTCGATTGCGCTGCTCGACCTCGGGTTCACCAAGGCGACGGTGGCCGTCGGCGAGCTGGGCAACTTCATCGGCGATGACGGGGCGCGGGCGCTCGCGCGGATGCTCAAGCACAACACGGCGCTGCGCTCACTCGACCTGCTCCACAACTTCATCTCGCAGGTGGGGGTCAACCATCTGCGCGATGCGCTCACCGTCAACGACACGCTCGTCACGCTTCAGTTGACGCAGTTCGGCCGCGTGCACAACGAGCCGGGCAAGGAGGAGATTCGCGCCGCGCTCGAGCGCAACCGTGCGCGCATCCCGCTCGACCGGCGGGAGCACGTCGCCAGGATCGACCTGCCGGACCACATCACGGAGATCTACAGCGTGTACCGCACGCACGGGTGA
- a CDS encoding glutathione S-transferase family protein — MLKLHHLVNSRSHRVLWLLEELGLDYELVIYPRDPKTNLAPPELKAIHPLGKSPVLEDDGRVLTESGAIIDSVVRRHGRGRLAPAPDSAEYDTYVHWMHYAEGSAMLPLMLSLYVGRLGEAGAPLMPRISSEVKNHLGYISGALGERDYLVGSSFSAADIQMSFVLEAARPTGALESFQSLPNLGAYLERLHARPAYQRALQRGGPLNPGGMIKR, encoded by the coding sequence GTGCTCAAACTGCACCACCTCGTGAACTCCCGCTCCCATCGCGTCCTCTGGCTCCTGGAGGAGCTGGGGCTCGACTACGAGCTCGTCATCTACCCTCGCGACCCTAAGACGAACCTCGCGCCTCCCGAGCTCAAGGCCATCCATCCGCTCGGCAAGTCCCCGGTCCTCGAGGACGATGGACGGGTGCTCACCGAGTCCGGAGCCATCATCGACTCCGTCGTGCGCCGCCATGGTCGCGGGCGGCTCGCGCCCGCGCCGGACTCGGCCGAGTACGACACCTACGTGCATTGGATGCACTATGCCGAGGGCTCGGCCATGCTGCCCCTCATGCTCAGCCTGTATGTGGGGCGTCTGGGCGAGGCGGGCGCGCCGCTCATGCCTCGCATCTCCAGCGAGGTGAAGAACCATCTCGGCTACATCTCGGGCGCGCTCGGGGAGCGGGACTACCTGGTAGGCAGCAGCTTCAGCGCCGCTGACATCCAGATGAGCTTCGTGCTGGAAGCGGCGCGGCCCACGGGAGCCCTGGAGTCCTTTCAATCCCTTCCCAACCTCGGCGCCTATCTCGAGCGGTTGCACGCCCGCCCCGCCTATCAGCGCGCGCTTCAGCGAGGCGGGCCCCTCAACCCGGGCGGCATGATCAAGCGGTGA
- a CDS encoding RCC1 domain-containing protein, with protein MRGMLGRLTGRAPVGLLLCLWFLAGCSGPVQEAEAASAPEVAPAALASPVWKMARAGRLHSVGLQLDGTVWAWGYNANGQLGDGTTFNRLAPVRVSGLTSMVSVAAGRSHSLAVKSDGTVWAWGLNSQGQLGDGTTTQRLRPVQVSGLTGVTSVVAGAEHSLALKSDGTVWAWGYSYDGIGDGTRLRRLRPVQVVGLTGVVDLSAASGSSMAVKADGTAWGWGSNGTGMLCNGTTSQQLAPAQVSGLTSVVAVALRGASGFLLKGDGTVWGCGMNFSGELGDGTTTRRPTPAQVLGLSDVVRLGAGDGHTLAATSDGRHWAWGYNNYGQLGDGTTTTRTLPVQVQGLSGASILSGGESHSLAVQPDGTLWVWGNNYAGQLGDGVPTNFLSPAPSLFTGASMAGGGNHSVGLKSDGTVWTWGFNTSGQLGDGTPTPNPRTVPAQVAGLANVTFIAAGTERSMAVLADGTLWSWGSNANGELGTGTTTAHASPVQAVGLTDVIAVAGKGSHTLALRAGGTVWAWGANGYGQLGDGTTTWRSTPAEVPGLTGVIAVGAGSHFSVALKADGTVWTWGGNNLGQLGDGNTSSRFTPGQVPGLTSVVSVSVGRGYTVALKSNGTVWGWGENYYGQLGDGSFAWSSSPVQALNFTDCVAVAAGGSHTLALQNDGTVWSWGYNASGQLGDGFTSSQSAPAQVPNIIDATGLAAGEYHSMALRANDVLWGWGSNSSGQLGTGTEDIRMVPYPL; from the coding sequence ATGGAACGGTGTGGGCCTGGGGGTACAACGCCAACGGTCAGCTCGGGGACGGCACCACCTTCAACCGGCTCGCGCCCGTGAGGGTCTCCGGGCTCACCTCCATGGTGTCCGTGGCGGCGGGACGCTCCCACTCGCTGGCGGTCAAGTCGGACGGCACGGTGTGGGCCTGGGGGCTCAACTCCCAGGGGCAGCTCGGCGACGGCACCACCACCCAGCGGCTGAGGCCCGTGCAGGTATCGGGCCTCACGGGCGTCACGTCCGTGGTGGCGGGCGCCGAGCACTCCCTGGCGCTCAAGTCAGACGGGACGGTGTGGGCCTGGGGCTACAGCTACGACGGCATCGGCGATGGCACGCGGCTGCGGCGCCTGAGGCCCGTCCAGGTGGTGGGGCTCACGGGCGTGGTGGACCTGTCCGCGGCCAGCGGCTCCTCCATGGCGGTCAAGGCGGATGGCACGGCGTGGGGGTGGGGCTCCAACGGCACGGGCATGCTCTGTAACGGCACCACCTCCCAGCAGCTGGCGCCCGCGCAGGTCTCGGGCCTCACCTCCGTGGTTGCCGTGGCCTTGCGAGGCGCCAGCGGCTTCCTGCTCAAGGGCGATGGCACCGTCTGGGGCTGCGGCATGAACTTCTCCGGGGAGCTGGGCGATGGGACCACCACCCGGCGGCCGACGCCCGCGCAGGTGCTGGGGCTCTCGGATGTCGTGCGCCTGGGGGCGGGGGACGGTCACACGCTGGCGGCCACGAGCGATGGCCGCCACTGGGCATGGGGCTATAACAACTATGGGCAGCTCGGCGACGGGACGACGACCACCCGCACACTCCCGGTTCAAGTCCAGGGCCTCTCCGGCGCGAGCATCCTGTCGGGAGGGGAGTCCCATTCCCTGGCCGTCCAACCCGACGGGACCCTGTGGGTCTGGGGGAACAACTATGCGGGCCAGCTGGGCGATGGGGTCCCCACCAACTTCCTGAGCCCGGCCCCCTCGCTCTTCACGGGGGCGTCCATGGCGGGCGGGGGAAACCATTCCGTGGGCCTGAAGTCGGACGGGACCGTCTGGACGTGGGGCTTCAATACCTCTGGCCAGCTGGGCGATGGAACCCCCACCCCCAACCCGCGGACGGTGCCCGCACAGGTGGCGGGGCTCGCGAACGTCACCTTCATCGCGGCGGGGACGGAGCGGTCCATGGCGGTCCTCGCCGACGGCACCCTGTGGTCCTGGGGGAGCAACGCGAATGGCGAGCTGGGGACTGGAACCACCACGGCGCACGCCTCCCCCGTCCAGGCCGTGGGCCTCACGGACGTCATCGCGGTGGCGGGCAAGGGCAGTCACACGCTGGCGCTCCGGGCCGGTGGCACCGTGTGGGCGTGGGGCGCGAACGGCTACGGCCAGCTGGGTGACGGAACGACGACCTGGCGCTCGACTCCGGCGGAGGTCCCCGGGCTCACCGGCGTCATCGCCGTGGGGGCGGGCAGCCACTTCTCCGTGGCGCTCAAGGCCGATGGCACCGTCTGGACCTGGGGCGGCAACAACCTGGGCCAGCTCGGCGACGGCAACACCAGCTCGCGCTTCACGCCCGGCCAGGTGCCAGGCCTCACCTCCGTCGTCTCCGTGTCGGTGGGACGCGGCTACACGGTGGCGCTCAAGTCCAATGGCACGGTGTGGGGCTGGGGCGAGAACTATTATGGCCAGCTCGGTGACGGCTCCTTCGCCTGGTCGTCGTCACCCGTGCAGGCGCTGAACTTCACGGACTGCGTGGCGGTGGCTGCCGGGGGTTCCCACACCCTCGCGCTCCAGAATGACGGCACGGTGTGGTCGTGGGGATACAACGCCAGCGGGCAGCTCGGCGATGGCTTCACCTCCAGCCAGAGCGCTCCCGCGCAGGTCCCGAACATCATCGATGCGACGGGCCTGGCCGCGGGCGAATACCACTCGATGGCGCTTCGTGCGAACGACGTCCTGTGGGGCTGGGGCTCCAACTCCTCCGGACAGCTCGGGACGGGAACCGAGGACATCCGGATGGTCCCCTACCCCCTCTGA